From the Accipiter gentilis chromosome 15, bAccGen1.1, whole genome shotgun sequence genome, one window contains:
- the FILIP1 gene encoding filamin-A-interacting protein 1 isoform X4, which translates to MLVDERQMHIEQLSQQSQKIQDLNQKLKEEEEKLKIISAKTKEDGQKLMKLEAELEHKTSSFSQEHEEMTAKLANQESHNRQLRLKLVGLTRRIEELEETNKNLQKAEEELQELRDKIAKGECGNSSLMAEVENLRKRVLEMEGKDEEITKTESQCKELKNKLQEEEHHSKELKLEVEKLQKRMSELEKLEEAFSKSKSECTQLHLNLEKEKNLTKDLINELEVVKTRVKDLEASESKLEKAEISLKDDLTKLKSFTVMLVDERKNMMEKIKQEEKKVEGLNKNFKVEQGKVMDVTEKLIEESKKFLKLKSEMEEKVSSLTKERDELIGRLRSEEEKSSELSCRVDLLKKRIDGMEEVEREITRGRTRKGPEHGCHEDNKIKELTIEIERLKKRLKQLEVVEGDLMKTEDEYDQLEQKFRTEQDKANFLSQQLEEMKLQIAKTKAIEKGEAVSQEAELRHRFRLEEAKSRDLIAEVQALKEKIHELMNKEDQLSQLQVDYSVLQQRFMEEENKNKSMGQEVLNLTRELELSKRYSRALRPSINGRRMVDVPVTSTGVQTDAVSSEAAEEETPAVFIRKSFQEENHIMSNLRQVGLKKPMERSSVLERYPPAANELAMRKSWIPWMRKRETGAQATPDKGARTHGSPAHPGEVVLSPKQGQPLHIRVTPDHENSTATLEITSPTSEEFFSSTTVIPTLGNQKPRITIIPSPNVMPQKGKGSESPMGPDRSMSPVTITTFSREKSPEGGRASFTDRPTSPIQIMTVSTSAAPAEISVSPQSQDMTMGRAVFKVTPEKQTVPTPIRKYNANANIITTEDNKIHIHLGSQFKRSPSAAPDGASPVITVRPVNIAAEKEVVTGTVLRSPRNNLSSRPAASKVTSTITITPVTTSSTRGTQSVTGQDGSSPRPTPTRIPVSKGMKAGKPVVTAPGAGNVTKFEPRAETQSMKIELKKSSASSSASLGGGQG; encoded by the coding sequence ATGCTGGTGGATGAAAGACAAATGCATATTGAACAACTTAGTCAACAAAGCCAGAAAATACAGGACTTAAAccaaaaattaaaggaagaagaagaaaagcttaaaATTATTAGTGCAAAAACAAAAGAAGATGGGCAAAAACTGATGAAGTTAGAGGCAGAACTGGAACACAAAACATCATCATTTTCTCAAGAACATGAGGAGATGACTGCTAAACTGGCTAATCAAGAGTCACATAATAGACAGCTAAGACTTAAGCTAGTGGGGTTGACTCGCAGAATAGAGGAGCTAGAAGAAACtaacaaaaatcttcaaaaagcTGAGGAGGAGCTCCAAGAGCTAAGAGATAAAATAGCGAAAGGGGAATGTGGGAACTCTAGCTTAATGGCAGAAGTAGAAAACCTCCGCAAGCGTGTGCTCGAAATGGAGGGGAAAGATGAAGAGATCACAAAAACTGAATCCCAGTGTAAAGAgctgaaaaataaactgcaaGAGGAAGAGCACCATAGCAAAGAGTTGAAACTTGAAGTGGAGAAATTGCAGAAAAGAATGTCAGAACTAGAGAAGCTGGAAGAGGCTTTCAGTAAAAGTAAGTCCGAATGCACCCAGCTACACTTAaacttggagaaagaaaagaatttgacTAAGGATTTGATAAATGAGTTGGAAGTGGTGAAGACTCGAGTGAAAGACCTTGAGGCATCAGAAAGCAAGttggaaaaagctgaaataagCTTAAAAGATGACCTTACAAAGCTGAAGTCATTTACTGTAATGTTGGTTGATGAACGAAAAAAtatgatggaaaaaataaaacaggaggaaaaaaaggttgagGGTCTAAACAAGAATTTTAAAGTTGAACAAGGGAAAGTTATGGATGTAACAGAGAAACTGATAGAAGAAAGTAAGaaatttttgaaactgaaatcCGAAATGGAGGAGAAAGTGTCTAGTTTGACAAAGGAAAGGGATGAGTTAATTGGCAGACTgagaagtgaagaagaaaaatcctcTGAACTAAGCTGTAGAGTTGATCTGTTAAAGAAAAGAATCGATGGTATGGAGGAAGTAGAAAGAGAAATTACAAGAGGTCGAACCAGGAAAGGACCAGAGCATGGTTGTCATGAGGACAACAAGATTAAAGAACTTACCATTGAAATTGAAAGACTGAAGAAACGTCTCAAGCAATTGGAAGTGGTTGAAGGAGATTTGATGAAGACAGAAGATGAATATGATCAGCTAGAGCAGAAATTTAGGACAGAGCAGGATAAAGCTAACTTTCTTTCTCAACAGCTGGAGGAGATGAAACTCCAGAttgccaaaaccaaagcaatagaAAAAGGTGAAGCAGTGAGCCAGGAGGCAGAGCTAAGGCACAGGTTTCGTCTGGAAGAGGCCAAAAGCAGAGATTTAATAGCAGAAGTTCAAGCTCTTAAGGAAAAAATCCATGAGCTGATGAACAAAGAAGACCAGCTTTCTCAGCTCCAAGTCGATTATTCGGTTCTGCAGCAAAGGTttatggaagaagaaaacaaaaacaagagcaTGGGGCAGGAAGTTCTGAACCTAACAAGAGAGCTGGAGCTTTCTAAGCGTTACAGCCGTGCTCTGAGGCCCAGCATAAATGGACGAAGAATGGTCGATGTTCCTGTGACGTCCACCGGCGTGCAAACAGATGCTGTAAGTAGCGAAGCAGCAGAAGAAGAAACTCCAGCAGTGTTTATAAGGAAATCCTTCCAGGAGGAGAATCACATCATGAGCAATCTGCGACAGGTAGGTCTGAAAAAACCCATGGAGCGTTCTTCAGTGCTTGAGAGATATCCTCCAGCAGCGAATGAACTTGCAATGAGGAAATCTTGGATACCATGGATGAGAAAGAGGGAAACTGGGGCCCAGGCAACTCCTGATAAAGGAGCCCGAACCCATGGTAGTCCAGCACATCCCGGGGAGGTTGTCCTTTCACCAAAGCAGGGTCAACCTCTTCATATTCGGGTGACACCAGACCATGAGAACAGCACAGCTACTTTGGAGATAACCAGTCCAACCTCGGAGGAATTTTTTTCAAGTACCACTGTCATTCCTACTTTGGGAAATCAGAAGCCACGAATAACCATCATTCCTTCTCCAAATGTTATGCcacaaaagggaaaaggcagtGAAAGCCCCATGGGCCCGGATCGTTCTATGTCTCCAGTCACTATAACAACATTCTCCAGGGAAAAGTCcccagagggagggagggcatCCTTCACCGACAGACCTACATCGCCAATTCAGATTATGACAGTATCAACATCCGCAGCACCAGCAGAAATCTCTGTCTCTCCGCAGTCACAAGATATGACCATGGGAAGGGCCGTCTTCAAAGTAacaccagaaaaacaaacagtccCGACTCCAATCCGCAAGTACAATGCCAACGCCAACATTATTACGACAGAAGACAACAAGATCCACATCCACTTGGGTTCCCAGTTTAAACGCTCTCCTAGTGCTGCACCCGATGGTGCGAGTCCTGTGATAACAGTCAGACCAGTGAACATAGCAGCAGAGAAAGAAGTTGTGACCGGTACCGTCCTTCGATCGCCCCGGAACAACCTGTCCTCGCGACCGGCAGCAAGCAAGGTGACAAGTACTATCACTATAACGCCTGTTACAACGTCTTCCACCCGAGGAACACAGTCAGTG
- the FILIP1 gene encoding filamin-A-interacting protein 1 isoform X3: MRSRNQGGESSSDGHFSSSKPVISHAENEKLQEDAKKKNKPHQKEDEVMVSATVKRHSKSPGPTERKNKKSIELSKEDLIKLLSIMEGELQAREDVIHMLKTEKTKPEVLEAHYGSAAPENVLRVLHRDAILAQEKSIGEDVYEKPISELDRLEEKQKETYRRMLEQLLLAEKCHRRTVYELENEKHKHTDYMNKSDDFTNLLEQERERLKKLLEQEKIYQARKEKEHTKRLNKLREELVKLKSFALMLVDERQMHIEQLSQQSQKIQDLNQKLKEEEEKLKIISAKTKEDGQKLMKLEAELEHKTSSFSQEHEEMTAKLANQESHNRQLRLKLVGLTRRIEELEETNKNLQKAEEELQELRDKIAKGECGNSSLMAEVENLRKRVLEMEGKDEEITKTESQCKELKNKLQEEEHHSKELKLEVEKLQKRMSELEKLEEAFSKSKSECTQLHLNLEKEKNLTKDLINELEVVKTRVKDLEASESKLEKAEISLKDDLTKLKSFTVMLVDERKNMMEKIKQEEKKVEGLNKNFKVEQGKVMDVTEKLIEESKKFLKLKSEMEEKVSSLTKERDELIGRLRSEEEKSSELSCRVDLLKKRIDGMEEVEREITRGRTRKGPEHGCHEDNKIKELTIEIERLKKRLKQLEVVEGDLMKTEDEYDQLEQKFRTEQDKANFLSQQLEEMKLQIAKTKAIEKGEAVSQEAELRHRFRLEEAKSRDLIAEVQALKEKIHELMNKEDQLSQLQVDYSVLQQRFMEEENKNKSMGQEVLNLTRELELSKRYSRALRPSINGRRMVDVPVTSTGVQTDAVSSEAAEEETPAVFIRKSFQEENHIMSNLRQVGLKKPMERSSVLERYPPAANELAMRKSWIPWMRKRETGAQATPDKGARTHGSPAHPGEVVLSPKQGQPLHIRVTPDHENSTATLEITSPTSEEFFSSTTVIPTLGNQKPRITIIPSPNVMPQKGKGSESPMGPDRSMSPVTITTFSREKSPEGGRASFTDRPTSPIQIMTVSTSAAPAEISVSPQSQDMTMGRAVFKVTPEKQTVPTPIRKYNANANIITTEDNKIHIHLGSQFKRSPSAAPDGASPVITVRPVNIAAEKEVVTGTVLRSPRNNLSSRPAASKVTSTITITPVTTSSTRGTQSVRVSSFTSYA, encoded by the exons GCAAGGGAGGATGTGATCCACATGCTGAAGACAGAGAAAACCAAACCTGAAGTTTTAGAAGCTCATTATGGGTCTGCAGCTCCAGAGAACGTGCTCCGAGTGCTACACAGGGACGCCATCCTTGCCCAAGAAAAGTCTATAGGGGAAGACGTGTATGAGAAACCAATTTCAGAG CTGGACAGActtgaggaaaagcagaaagagacGTATCGGCGCATGCTGGAACAGCTCCTGTTGGCAGAAAAGTGCCATCGCCGCACAGTTTATGAGCTAGAAAATGAGAAACATAAACACACAGATTACATGAACAAGAGTGATGACTTTACCAACCTCTTGGAACAGGAGCGGGAGAG GTTGAAGAAACTTCTTGAGCAGGAGAAGATCTATCAAGCCCGGAAGGAGAAGGAACACACAAAGAGACTCAATAAACTAAGAGAAGAACTAGTCAAGCTCAAATCATTTGCACTCATGCTGGTGGATGAAAGACAAATGCATATTGAACAACTTAGTCAACAAAGCCAGAAAATACAGGACTTAAAccaaaaattaaaggaagaagaagaaaagcttaaaATTATTAGTGCAAAAACAAAAGAAGATGGGCAAAAACTGATGAAGTTAGAGGCAGAACTGGAACACAAAACATCATCATTTTCTCAAGAACATGAGGAGATGACTGCTAAACTGGCTAATCAAGAGTCACATAATAGACAGCTAAGACTTAAGCTAGTGGGGTTGACTCGCAGAATAGAGGAGCTAGAAGAAACtaacaaaaatcttcaaaaagcTGAGGAGGAGCTCCAAGAGCTAAGAGATAAAATAGCGAAAGGGGAATGTGGGAACTCTAGCTTAATGGCAGAAGTAGAAAACCTCCGCAAGCGTGTGCTCGAAATGGAGGGGAAAGATGAAGAGATCACAAAAACTGAATCCCAGTGTAAAGAgctgaaaaataaactgcaaGAGGAAGAGCACCATAGCAAAGAGTTGAAACTTGAAGTGGAGAAATTGCAGAAAAGAATGTCAGAACTAGAGAAGCTGGAAGAGGCTTTCAGTAAAAGTAAGTCCGAATGCACCCAGCTACACTTAaacttggagaaagaaaagaatttgacTAAGGATTTGATAAATGAGTTGGAAGTGGTGAAGACTCGAGTGAAAGACCTTGAGGCATCAGAAAGCAAGttggaaaaagctgaaataagCTTAAAAGATGACCTTACAAAGCTGAAGTCATTTACTGTAATGTTGGTTGATGAACGAAAAAAtatgatggaaaaaataaaacaggaggaaaaaaaggttgagGGTCTAAACAAGAATTTTAAAGTTGAACAAGGGAAAGTTATGGATGTAACAGAGAAACTGATAGAAGAAAGTAAGaaatttttgaaactgaaatcCGAAATGGAGGAGAAAGTGTCTAGTTTGACAAAGGAAAGGGATGAGTTAATTGGCAGACTgagaagtgaagaagaaaaatcctcTGAACTAAGCTGTAGAGTTGATCTGTTAAAGAAAAGAATCGATGGTATGGAGGAAGTAGAAAGAGAAATTACAAGAGGTCGAACCAGGAAAGGACCAGAGCATGGTTGTCATGAGGACAACAAGATTAAAGAACTTACCATTGAAATTGAAAGACTGAAGAAACGTCTCAAGCAATTGGAAGTGGTTGAAGGAGATTTGATGAAGACAGAAGATGAATATGATCAGCTAGAGCAGAAATTTAGGACAGAGCAGGATAAAGCTAACTTTCTTTCTCAACAGCTGGAGGAGATGAAACTCCAGAttgccaaaaccaaagcaatagaAAAAGGTGAAGCAGTGAGCCAGGAGGCAGAGCTAAGGCACAGGTTTCGTCTGGAAGAGGCCAAAAGCAGAGATTTAATAGCAGAAGTTCAAGCTCTTAAGGAAAAAATCCATGAGCTGATGAACAAAGAAGACCAGCTTTCTCAGCTCCAAGTCGATTATTCGGTTCTGCAGCAAAGGTttatggaagaagaaaacaaaaacaagagcaTGGGGCAGGAAGTTCTGAACCTAACAAGAGAGCTGGAGCTTTCTAAGCGTTACAGCCGTGCTCTGAGGCCCAGCATAAATGGACGAAGAATGGTCGATGTTCCTGTGACGTCCACCGGCGTGCAAACAGATGCTGTAAGTAGCGAAGCAGCAGAAGAAGAAACTCCAGCAGTGTTTATAAGGAAATCCTTCCAGGAGGAGAATCACATCATGAGCAATCTGCGACAGGTAGGTCTGAAAAAACCCATGGAGCGTTCTTCAGTGCTTGAGAGATATCCTCCAGCAGCGAATGAACTTGCAATGAGGAAATCTTGGATACCATGGATGAGAAAGAGGGAAACTGGGGCCCAGGCAACTCCTGATAAAGGAGCCCGAACCCATGGTAGTCCAGCACATCCCGGGGAGGTTGTCCTTTCACCAAAGCAGGGTCAACCTCTTCATATTCGGGTGACACCAGACCATGAGAACAGCACAGCTACTTTGGAGATAACCAGTCCAACCTCGGAGGAATTTTTTTCAAGTACCACTGTCATTCCTACTTTGGGAAATCAGAAGCCACGAATAACCATCATTCCTTCTCCAAATGTTATGCcacaaaagggaaaaggcagtGAAAGCCCCATGGGCCCGGATCGTTCTATGTCTCCAGTCACTATAACAACATTCTCCAGGGAAAAGTCcccagagggagggagggcatCCTTCACCGACAGACCTACATCGCCAATTCAGATTATGACAGTATCAACATCCGCAGCACCAGCAGAAATCTCTGTCTCTCCGCAGTCACAAGATATGACCATGGGAAGGGCCGTCTTCAAAGTAacaccagaaaaacaaacagtccCGACTCCAATCCGCAAGTACAATGCCAACGCCAACATTATTACGACAGAAGACAACAAGATCCACATCCACTTGGGTTCCCAGTTTAAACGCTCTCCTAGTGCTGCACCCGATGGTGCGAGTCCTGTGATAACAGTCAGACCAGTGAACATAGCAGCAGAGAAAGAAGTTGTGACCGGTACCGTCCTTCGATCGCCCCGGAACAACCTGTCCTCGCGACCGGCAGCAAGCAAGGTGACAAGTACTATCACTATAACGCCTGTTACAACGTCTTCCACCCGAGGAACACAGTCAGTG